The Pyrus communis chromosome 12, drPyrComm1.1, whole genome shotgun sequence genomic sequence ataaatacgagggaccatactaccttgcagatggtatttacccaaggtggtcaacatttgtcaaaacagtgccacatccgcagagtgaaaaagagaaacacttcgcaaagtgtcaagaagggtgtaggaaagatgtcgagcgttgttttggtatcctgcaagctcaTTGGGCTATTGTCAGGGCGGCaactagaatgtttgatgtcgaggctcttcgatccatcatgatgacgtgtattattctccacaacatgattgttgaagacgagtatgattatgatgccgtcgatgaatacgagccggatctgatgaacaactcaagaacacaaatctactatgctcatgaccggactgaagatcccgtgcaacaggagccgttggaacgggatggacgttacaatgaattgatcgttcagcggtacacttcattgcaagagccatactggcacataacccgccagaatgacttgattgactATCAGTGGGGATTGCACGaaggcgaagataattaaaataaggcttgtggttgaagaataaagtgtattgttttttaagtaatcttatttagtgtgttttttttttttaagtttacatggtgaggttatgtaattttatttggtattttttttaaatgtttatttggtgagtttatgtaatcttattcaaatatttaaataaagtacaaaaattacataagaaattaaataaatttctaaaaataaataagaaattacataagaaattaaataaagttctaaaaatgttaagaaattacataacaaattaaatacagtagtacaaataaatgcgaaattatacaaagtctgtggagttaggatatgtggtgctaggatcttggttgctaggatttctgtagctagaacccccttgacttgtttcggcatctcttgcacgcctccttcgcacgacatctcttttttctgatgtccaaaaatattttgaattcggagacagtcctactagagacttgttcatagtgtcacgatctgtttgagccatcctttcttctctaagcatctcattctctcgatgaagtgcttctctaatcatctcgttctctcgattaactatttctctttgtctctcagtcGCCGCATCATGAGCCTCATTATCTGCTATTATTGCTGCCATAGCagtagctttttcctcatctctagccttttcccatgtcatgttcagttcaccttgacgagcaagttcctccatatatttagtgtagtcgtttttggaagaactaccttttttctttgatgcctttttaccttgaggcctgagggactgacgagtcggttgggtctctggcacttcttcaggcgtcccttccgtgtcttcaaatgtgttggcttcttgttctgctgtgtctgcttctggcgaactgtgtagatccataccgtgcatgacaacttctggaccggttgccacaattttgtatctagggcaatctttgacaatttgccaacattctcatttgttgaatgatttgttacggttctttgcattgtagaatgcttgtgcttgtagtgtctataaaaatgtgggatacgatagtattaaaaaatatgggtgtaacacaaataaataaattaaaatattgatgtgggtgtaacacaaataaataaattaaaatattgatgggcgtggaatgcatattacatagaaattacataagaaattaaataaattaaaatattgatgtgggtggaatgcatataaataaataaaaatattgttacctcatccgctaaacttgtcccactacgcagattaccagaagcatgagagatggcgtttttccaacaagtaaaggatgcgttgagttttttccaacgaccttgaagaccttgactagatctggcatcttttccatgtacatcgcaaaacgatttcgtaattttattccacatttctcgcttatccatctcattacccgtaatcgagtcatgagtagtgcgaacccaacattcacacaacgtaacatcttcaatgagcttccacgaagccctttttttctctcaaagtgtacaaaatattcaaatgtagaaagtgtagaaagtgtagaaaatattgaaatgtggtgtaaggtggaagatgagggttaggtatttataggaaaaaaaattaattttttacaatttttctgtatttttttttaaacaatttttaataaattttaatgttgtaattaatctagaccgttggatttgaaaaataatcaaatccaacagccaatcAGCTGCCACGCGGCCAACGGTCAaaattctgaccgttgggcctttttttttttttaaattttatttttggtgaaaaaaatgtggaccgttgatctgtgatcggacggtccattttaaaagtcaaatttaaattttttttaccgttggaaatccaacggcctacaaaaactagccgttggaaatccaacgactctgaggagggccacgtagccctcaGCTGTTTGAAGCCAAGTTGGACTGAGACGCGGGGCCCGCCGCCTGCAACGCTGTCTCCTACTCGCGCCCAGTTGCGAgtgttgtgcacgcgccagCGTTTTGGACCGGCTTCTGGGTCTGTCCGAAATGGGCTGGCCTGCTGCCTGGCATGGGCTGGGTGCCAAGTTGTTTCACGGACTGGAGCTTTTGGACAAGGTGCCGGGCTGTTAATTGGACAGGGTGCTGGGCAAAAAACCCTCCGGTGGATCTGCTCTAAAGGCAGGAACTGGTGCAGAAATGTCATGCCAATCTGGGATGCGGGCTCCGAATAATCGATTTTGGGCTGGAGATGGAGTTGGAGATTAAGACCTCAGCTCTGGCCTTCACCACTGAAAATTCAGCTTCAATTTCTTCCTTTTACTTTTAGAATTTCATCAGGGCCCATTACGTTTCACCATGTTGACGCAAACATAATTTACATTATCATAACTAGTATCACATCCCATCACCAAGCCAAGTTACGCCGCATCAGTCCGTATCACACGTAAGAGAGCGAGGCAGGCTGGCAATTCGGTCATTTTAATTTCAGATAGGGGAACTACTGAAGCTTCAAAATGCAGATTTCTGCTTCTTTGTTCCTGCAATGGCCATAAAAGTACAAGCAACAACAGCGAAGAAGACTAAGAGAGATCATGACAAGAATTTGGAAAGACATGACAGCATATAATTGCTTCTGCCATAACTAATTTGTTTTTACGTCACCTAAACAAGATGCACAATATCATTAGTGTTTATCATGTGAAACAGCTACATCACACAGAACAAGGCCATTCTCTACtcaaaattatatgaatttTAACCATATTTGATTTGGGAAATCTTAAAACCAAATATTACAGACAAGGAGCCATCTCACATGCTAAGCAAAAAGGAATCAGATAATATCACAACCTCCAGGCTCCacacacaaaaaatatatagaaaaataTAGAGAGAAACGGAAACTTGTCAACGAAGGTTCAGTGCAAAGAAAATATGAAAGGGGGTAAACATCAATGATATAACTAGAACTCATTAAATTCCTCCAATAAATCATTTATATTCAATTGGCAAACTTGTAAAAGTATCACACAAAAGAATGATATACTTCACAAGCTACAAGATCATTTACAAACAAATCAAGCTAGGAAATAATGTTACAACAAAATGTGACTGATTCTGGATGATATCATCACTGATCTACCAATTCCCAAAAAATTCTATTGGATCAAAAACCTCGAGCTGAATTCTGCCAGACCTCAACAGTTTGCTGATCCTTCCTGGTCATGAACATCTTGTTCCCTCCGAAAGCCATGTTTGTTATCCTGGAACCGCCCATATCCTTCATTCTCCCCATTAAATTCTTCCTAAAGAGCCTTTCCACCTCCGTCCCGTTTTTACCGCTCTTCTGAGAGCCCACCACAACCTCTGACCATAGCTCTACATTTCCTCCCTTGCTACAGAAGACTTGGCTTCCATGACTTTCAATCTTGCACCCGGAACCTTCCTTCTTCCCATTTACTACTTTCTTCGTTTCACCAAGAGAAACCCATGGATTCTCCGCACCCATGTTTCTCAAATCCGCAAAGAACATCCCGCCTGTATTCACACCAATCTTGAATATTGATGACAAGTTATCTGAAACCGTGACATCGGAAAAGCAATCAACTTTCTCTTGTATCTCCCAAACTACATTGCCAGACCTTGTATCCCAAAATCTAATGTTGCCCAAAACTCCTGAAGGTCCACTGTGAGACCCGGACGCCATCAACAGACCATAACCCGAAACCCAATTCAGTTTCGTGGCCGGTATTGCTGAGTTAATCTCGGCACCATAAATTTCGTAATGACCAATCTCATTAACAGGGCTCAAGCTATTCAAATCATATATCATAATTGAATTCGAGTTCCTCCGAACTGATTCGAAACTAGCAAAGAGAAACTCAGGCGATGACCCAATTGCTTGTACTGTTGACCCGGACCGagtcacattctcccaattcaGAGTATCCTTCACAAACCCATTTTCAAGGTCAAGAATTTGGAGCCCCGAGAAGTCCGTGGCTCCCACCGCGGCCGTCCTCGGCGATATCGCCAGCATCGAATCGACGGCGGTGAATTGGGTCAAAATCGTTGACTTTTTCCTCAGCGACCAATCAAAAGACGTGATTTTGCTGCCGTGAGCAACATGGACCGAACCAAACGGCGTCGTGGCAATCGACGACGGCGAGTCTCGGCCGTTCAAGGGCAAAATCAAAGACTTTTCGAGGTTAAAAGCATCGAAATGCGATGGGTTCGACAGCGAATTTATCAGAAACGTTTCGATGCCATAAAATTGGGATTCGAAAATTAGGTCCTGGATGTCAAGGGATTTTGCCTTTGAGGGCAAATTACCTGTTCGGAGAAGCGAGAGGAGGATCGAGAAGAGCTCTGGGTCTCGATCAATGAAAGGCGGAGCGAGTTGAGCTGAGGCCAACTCGGAAATCCGGGAGAAGAGCGAGTCCGGCCCGGCAAGGTTCAGGGTTTGCTTGGTGGTCTGGAAGAGCTGGCCGCCAACGTCTATGGTGGCGATGTTGGACTCGGACTTGGTATGCTTAAACCCGTTTCTGGGAAGCCCCGAATTAGCGGCAGGCGGCATGAACTTGAGCATGTTTTGTTCCCGAATTGCCCCGAAGAACCTAGTTTCTTAACGACCCAGAAGCGAAAATTGGCAGAGGAATAAGGGGTAGGATCAGAAATGTGGAAAAGAGCGGCGGCGGTTGTCGCTTTGGAGGAGGTGGAGTTTGGTGGTGGAGAAATTGTGGGCGTTTGGTATTTAAGGGGCTgagcttctttttcttttgacttcTAGAAGGTATGACCTCAGGCGTGTTTTGTGTTTTGCGGTCAACCAAAGGTGgcgataaatttaaaaaataaaaaataaaaaatcctaaaAGCATTTTTTATTAGCACCCCCAGCATTGAATACATCATTCTTTAAAATCTCCGATATTAGAAAGTTAGGAAGGTAGTTTGGTGTCTCGAAACTTCACAAAAAATAATTGGACTATAAAGCctctcaaacaaaaaaatccaCAACTAGTTGAAAAtaatagaaacaaaataaaaggggtatttttgtcaaaaacaaaaaagaaaaatatgttaaacaaaaagagaataaaaaattagaaaaaagaaaaagaaaagagaagataAACGTGGGGAACCGTTTTGCGGAAGGGGAGATAAACGCGAACGTGTAGTGGTGTTCAGGAGGAAAAGAAATGCCTAATCGTGCAAAAAGAAGCAGTTTGCGGGATGAGAGATATATAGAAGGAAGGACACAAAATTGTTGGATAATTCCATGCAGAGGAATTTCCTCGTGCAAAACTGTAAGGTTCGTTGCCTTAGAAACTCGACAAGAGTAGAGGAATTTCCAACACAAGAAGGAAGGGAGCAGTTGGGTTTTTCGCATGTTTTGCTTCTCCCAACTAGAGCAATTCACTTTTGATATTAGTGGCTGCTGTAAATCACCACACTATTTTCATTGTTTCTAGCACTTAGTTATGTTTTTTTATCTTGCAAATTTATGAACAAGGATTGGGTATCTCTCTGGTGATTGTGTTGGTGAAGCCATATAATTGTTTTGGGAGTTTATATATCGACTGATTCTTATCGCAGGTAACTTTCAATCTCAGATTCTCCATTTCCTCTGCATTCCTTCTCCATCCAGTGTTTGTCTACTATTCAccaaattcattttcatttctgttTTCGATTATTTACTTTTCAATGAAAACTTGGTGCTTCTCCGGAGGAAGAACAACCAACATACCAGAATCGGGAGAAGAATTGAGCGACCAAATCAATGACAAAAGTTCGAAATTCTTCCTCAACATCGACTAATTCTTTCACCATCCAACTTTTGTCTAgcattcatcaaattcatttttCCTTCTCATGTTTCTCTCTGCTTTCGTTTTATTCTATGAGCAAGATTGTTGCTTCAGGCAAAAAGAATGTTAaagttggattttttattttttatttttcttgcgtGATTTGATTATTGCAAGATTTAGGTTTTTTTAAAGTTGCTTTGCAGATGGCTTTATCTCCCTTGAAAGTCACTACACGTGATGAGGAGGAATTGACATTCTAGACTATGTCAAAATTCAATtcattgattattttttaaagaaaattatgcAGATAAGAAGTTCAAgtgctgattttttttttttttttacctaaacTATGTTTCCCTCTTTTCCCATACAGGTTGCTCTGTTTGGGTTCAATTTTAAGCGCATTGAAAATAGAGGCGGAAATTGATGCCAATGTTGTGATGTAAAAAAAGGCCTTTTTCACACGCATCAGCGCGTGCAGAAAGgctagtttaatattaaatgatttgcATACTTAATATGTAATGATAATTTCGACCTTACaaggtttaaaaataaaaatccaaattacTTTTCATATGTATATCCCAAGTTTATTTATCTCTTCAACTCTCAAAATCACTTTCATCCTCCATTGTAGAAttaatgaaactacaaacacattaattgaaaaaattattctTGACGAATGAAACGTGAAATCAACGTTTCGAAAACTTtacatgaggtaagacttcgtattttcattgtttttatgatttcaaCTATATCGAGCTACGTTATGAATGATAtctattaaaaacaaatatgattGATGAAGAGAATCACACACATAATAAACCTTAGCCACATTAGATCACAAAGATCCCTTGATTTTAAAAGTAGCGTAAAAACCTAATCTCTTCCTCTAATTCAATGATTCAATTACTAAATCCATTCCCATGATTCgatcaaaggaaaagaagaggaaTCATCAACATCAACCCtaatatttatttaatcccTAGTACCCAGTGCCACTGCTCGTGCTCTATATAAAGCTTTACACTTATGTAGTTGccatattttttttagatttttatccTCCTCATTTTCCTCATCAACTGTTGTGAaaatcatcttcttcatctacTGGTACAAAATACCCACAgccttccacctctttccatgGAAGGGATAGAGAAACATGAAGGGATAACACACATGCAAATAATCAAACAATTGTTGGCACCACTccaatagaaaaattaaaaaaaaaaaaatcgaaatcaCACCAGCTTCAGCTTTTACACCGAAGGTACTTTTGGATGGCCTTATGTATTTGCACTTAAGATTTGAAGAGTGTAGGGTGTATGTAGAAAATATAAGGTATACGGTGAGAGTGTGGGGTGTGAGAGTATTATAGGAAAGTAAATGAGATGTATTAAaataagttttaattaaaaaagcaAATGTGGGATATGTGGagtgtattcaacaatatgtgtGGGGTTTCAATATAATAAGCCTATCCTaaatccaattttttatttttttttttacttcttattttctaatttttaataaaaaaatatacctcatttgtactattttttaaaattggtGTGACTTACACGTGTGCTagatctatttttattaaaaagattgtacaaatataatattaaaaagaataattagTGTAGCATTACTTACTTCTCACGATATTTGTGTCATTTTAAAGAAATGTTCTGATGAGAGCAGAGCATCGAAAATTTAAAGTGTCCATTGAAAATGGAATCTTTCTCTCGGCCGTTGAGGACAATAAGGCGGGGTTTCATGCAAGTTGCACGGTCGAGGAGAGAATCTTTGCGGCCCGCTTcctttttttgggtaaattggTAATTTAAACTTGCTAGTTTTGTAACAAAGGAAAATGAGTGTCGAAGCCGTCCAACTTGGACCATGTAGTAATACTAATATGTAACTTGTTTTGGTTGAAAGTTTGgaatattattataataataaattaataatataccctgtatttcattaatatatatatatatacacaaacacGGTGTAATGAGCTAGATTCTCGTTTAGAGTAatggatttttgggattttgtatGAGGTGTAAAGTACTAGCTTTGCTCTGGAAAGGGGAAAAGGCATATTCTTCTCTCTAACTTGGTTTCTACAATTTAGGGTATGCGATAGTTTTTTaaaagagaattttaacgaaaattttttgatattatttattttaacaaaaaattgtatttttacactaaaaaaatcaatcatagtactattcattttacctatTATTATGTTattatctttaaaactcaaagttttcaagtcattttcattagttctCCTCTTTTAAAATTCTTAGAAATTCGGatatattcaattaggatttcaaaaaagtttataacattctaggtgtattcaattaggaatttattttaaagaattttaaaaagttgaggaatttgtCACTCAATATCACGGTCTGATAGTATTCATCTTCGCTTAGAAGTGAGCGGTCTTAGGTTCGAACTTCATGGATGGCAaatctgtgacatcccacatcgcccaggggagtaatccttatatgtatattcccatccctacctagcacaaggccttttgggagctcactggcttcgggttccatgggaacttcgaa encodes the following:
- the LOC137711480 gene encoding BTB/POZ domain-containing protein At5g41330-like, with translation MLKFMPPAANSGLPRNGFKHTKSESNIATIDVGGQLFQTTKQTLNLAGPDSLFSRISELASAQLAPPFIDRDPELFSILLSLLRTGNLPSKAKSLDIQDLIFESQFYGIETFLINSLSNPSHFDAFNLEKSLILPLNGRDSPSSIATTPFGSVHVAHGSKITSFDWSLRKKSTILTQFTAVDSMLAISPRTAAVGATDFSGLQILDLENGFVKDTLNWENVTRSGSTVQAIGSSPEFLFASFESVRRNSNSIMIYDLNSLSPVNEIGHYEIYGAEINSAIPATKLNWVSGYGLLMASGSHSGPSGVLGNIRFWDTRSGNVVWEIQEKVDCFSDVTVSDNLSSIFKIGVNTGGMFFADLRNMGAENPWVSLGETKKVVNGKKEGSGCKIESHGSQVFCSKGGNVELWSEVVVGSQKSGKNGTEVERLFRKNLMGRMKDMGGSRITNMAFGGNKMFMTRKDQQTVEVWQNSARGF